One Methanohalophilus mahii DSM 5219 genomic window carries:
- the argH gene encoding argininosuccinate lyase — MSDILRRGRLDSLPDEEIMRYTSSMEDDKWIFDSDVLVDFAHTVMLKEQGIIPADDCAKILEGLKRIREEGIDSLDHSYEDIHISLESRLIDMAGEDVGGRMHSGRSRNDEVATCIRLRLRKEILELAEEMLQLVTTMTRIASENYDTIMPGYTHLQHAQPTTLAHHIMGHAESLGRDVERILGCLDRINRCPLGAAAFASTGFPINRSRTAELLGFEEVMQNSMDAVSGRDFLLETASVLANIMIEMSRISEELVMWSSTEFGFIELSDQYASTSSIMPQKKNPDTAELVRGKSGIAVGSLMSLLTVCKSLPMSYNRDMQDASPHIWKSVETTRASVRIMAGMLDSMKVNNNTMKLQASTGFTTATELADTLVRECGIPFRTAHQIVGILAKGDNEPTLEDVDAVGRTVLGESLVEKGLDEDMVKQALDPMLNIQKRKIIGGPAPEAMKISIDNFGTKTGMWGEEVERIRDHTENSIEKLMQVVEDYIQQK, encoded by the coding sequence ATGAGTGATATTTTACGAAGAGGACGCCTTGATTCTCTCCCGGACGAGGAAATAATGCGTTATACTTCGTCCATGGAAGACGATAAATGGATATTTGATTCTGATGTCCTGGTGGATTTTGCCCACACAGTCATGTTGAAGGAGCAGGGAATAATCCCCGCAGACGATTGTGCCAAAATTCTGGAGGGATTGAAACGCATCCGTGAAGAGGGAATCGATTCCCTTGACCATAGTTACGAAGATATACACATATCCCTGGAATCCCGGCTTATTGATATGGCAGGAGAAGACGTAGGTGGAAGGATGCATTCCGGCCGCTCCCGCAATGATGAAGTAGCCACCTGTATTCGTCTTAGACTGCGCAAAGAGATACTGGAACTGGCAGAAGAAATGTTGCAGCTTGTTACGACAATGACAAGAATTGCTTCTGAAAACTATGACACCATCATGCCTGGATATACACACCTGCAGCATGCCCAACCCACCACACTGGCCCACCATATCATGGGGCACGCGGAAAGCCTGGGAAGGGATGTGGAACGGATACTTGGATGTCTTGACAGGATCAATCGCTGCCCTCTTGGAGCTGCGGCTTTTGCTTCCACAGGCTTTCCGATTAACAGGAGCAGGACTGCAGAGTTACTCGGGTTTGAAGAAGTAATGCAAAATTCCATGGATGCGGTCAGTGGCCGGGATTTCCTGCTGGAAACGGCTTCTGTGCTTGCAAATATTATGATCGAGATGAGCAGGATTTCAGAGGAACTTGTCATGTGGTCTTCTACAGAATTCGGTTTTATTGAACTATCCGACCAATATGCATCCACCTCATCAATAATGCCACAGAAAAAGAATCCTGATACTGCAGAACTTGTGAGAGGGAAAAGTGGGATCGCTGTAGGAAGCCTGATGTCATTACTTACGGTCTGCAAATCCCTTCCAATGAGTTATAACAGGGATATGCAGGATGCCAGCCCCCATATCTGGAAATCTGTGGAAACCACACGTGCATCGGTGAGGATCATGGCAGGTATGCTGGATAGCATGAAAGTTAACAATAATACTATGAAATTGCAGGCTTCAACCGGATTTACTACCGCCACCGAACTTGCCGACACCCTGGTCAGGGAATGCGGGATTCCTTTCAGGACCGCACACCAGATTGTGGGTATCCTGGCAAAAGGAGATAATGAGCCGACCCTGGAAGATGTGGACGCTGTAGGTCGCACGGTTCTCGGGGAAAGCCTGGTAGAAAAGGGGTTGGATGAAGATATGGTAAAGCAGGCCCTGGACCCGATGCTCAATATACAGAAGAGAAAAATCATTGGAGGACCTGCACCCGAAGCCATGAAAATATCGATAGACAACTTTGGTACAAAAACGGGAATGTGGGGCGAAGAAGTTGAAAGAATCAGGGACCATACCGAAAATTCCATTGAAAAACTGATGCAGGTTGTCGAAGATTACATACAGCAAAAATAA
- the budA gene encoding acetolactate decarboxylase, with protein sequence MSNNVWRIVLLSILLFLAFSGCTATTDETYVSNNDVLFQTSTIDSLIAGSYDGDMQVCDLKEQGGFGLGTFDRLDGEMIVMDGEIYQAKADGHIYQVNDTITTPFAAVTFFEADDTITIGSNTDYASLQSIIKETIPGPNLMYALKIEGTFENISIRSVPAQSKPYRPLLEVVAEEETVYYHENINGTMVGFLLPYYIENINVPGYHFHFIDANKTVGGHVLACNLTSGLVELDYTYDFTLSLPESSSFSETLPGNKDTLEAIEQ encoded by the coding sequence ATGAGTAATAACGTCTGGCGTATTGTCCTGTTGAGTATTCTGTTATTTCTTGCTTTTTCAGGTTGCACCGCAACAACGGATGAAACTTACGTTTCTAATAATGATGTTCTTTTCCAGACATCTACAATTGACTCTTTAATTGCCGGTTCCTATGACGGGGATATGCAGGTTTGCGATCTTAAAGAACAGGGTGGCTTCGGATTGGGTACTTTTGATCGACTGGATGGTGAAATGATAGTTATGGACGGTGAAATTTACCAGGCAAAAGCAGATGGGCACATTTATCAGGTAAACGATACGATTACCACTCCTTTTGCAGCAGTCACCTTCTTTGAAGCAGATGACACGATTACAATTGGGTCAAATACAGATTATGCGTCTCTCCAATCCATCATTAAAGAAACGATTCCCGGCCCAAATCTCATGTATGCATTGAAAATAGAAGGGACATTTGAAAACATAAGTATACGAAGTGTACCTGCCCAAAGTAAGCCCTATCGCCCTCTACTGGAAGTGGTGGCAGAAGAGGAAACTGTGTATTATCATGAAAATATAAATGGTACAATGGTTGGTTTCCTTCTCCCCTATTATATTGAAAATATCAATGTGCCGGGTTATCATTTCCACTTCATAGATGCAAACAAAACAGTCGGAGGCCATGTTCTTGCCTGTAATCTGACTTCTGGCTTAGTTGAACTGGATTATACATACGATTTCACCCTGTCACTTCCTGAATCTTCATCTTTCTCTGAAACATTACCCGGGAATAAGGATACCCTTGAAGCCATTGAGCAATAA
- a CDS encoding metal ABC transporter solute-binding protein, Zn/Mn family, translated as MMKIFSDLIFWSDAKKAFLLLLTIVLIATSGCMEENDADAGGQEKITVAVSVLPQAEFVEKVGGDRVEVVVMIPPGASPHSYEPRPSQLTELSNAEMYAMVGSGIPMEDSMMSKLADLNPDMLVVDCSDGIDFLKEEHDHTHENDHMDLDPHIWTSPDNAKIMVENIYSGLVEIDPENQETYSKNKNTYISELDALDEQIKKNIEGKEGSSFMVYHPAWGYFAERYDLNMVPIETEGKEASARQLSEIITFAKQENITVIFVQAQFSTQSAEAVAEEIDGKVVKVDPLARNYTENMYKVSEAFREGLK; from the coding sequence ATGATGAAGATTTTTAGTGATCTTATTTTTTGGTCAGATGCCAAAAAAGCATTTTTGCTTCTGTTAACAATAGTCTTAATTGCCACTTCAGGCTGTATGGAGGAAAATGATGCAGACGCAGGAGGCCAGGAGAAGATAACAGTCGCTGTAAGCGTTCTCCCCCAGGCAGAATTTGTGGAAAAGGTAGGAGGAGACCGCGTGGAAGTTGTCGTGATGATACCCCCTGGTGCAAGTCCCCACTCCTATGAACCGCGACCAAGTCAGCTTACAGAACTTAGCAATGCAGAAATGTATGCAATGGTTGGTTCCGGGATTCCAATGGAAGATTCCATGATGAGTAAACTTGCAGATTTAAATCCTGACATGCTTGTTGTCGATTGTTCTGATGGCATTGATTTCCTTAAGGAAGAACACGACCACACTCATGAAAACGACCATATGGATCTGGACCCTCATATATGGACATCACCTGATAATGCTAAAATAATGGTAGAGAATATATATAGTGGGCTTGTAGAAATTGATCCTGAAAATCAGGAGACTTATTCAAAAAATAAGAACACCTATATTTCAGAACTGGATGCATTGGATGAACAGATAAAGAAAAATATTGAAGGCAAAGAAGGAAGCAGTTTCATGGTCTACCATCCTGCATGGGGATATTTTGCAGAAAGGTACGACCTTAATATGGTACCCATCGAAACCGAAGGAAAGGAAGCAAGTGCCAGACAGCTCAGTGAGATCATAACTTTTGCAAAACAGGAAAACATAACTGTTATCTTCGTGCAGGCCCAATTCAGTACACAGAGTGCAGAGGCCGTTGCAGAGGAAATAGATGGCAAAGTTGTGAAAGTGGATCCTCTTGCCCGCAACTATACAGAAAATATGTATAAAGTATCCGAGGCATTCCGTGAAGGACTCAAATAA
- a CDS encoding PAS domain S-box protein — protein MRAAVKAALSRKPGYYEGKYLTAISGKLISIKADYNPNISEDGILLGGIGIFEDISDRMKAEEAMRESEKKYRLIFENSPLGIFHFDENGVITHCNENIMHILDVTRDQIIGFNMLKDLKDKKMYEAVKAVFQRRSGHYEGKYHSTTGKKATPIKADYSPYISEDGELLGGVGIVEDISDRMKAEEALHLDESRLETLVKLNQMTEASLEEIIDFARAEGVRLTESKIGYLAFVDEDIGTIQLKSWSDTPMNRCKIKNKKVEYKIEDVGLWGESIRQRRPFINNDYKKPHPRKSGYPKDHVELIRHMDVPIFEQGKIVALAGVGNKNENYDSSDVRQLTLLMQGMWRIVQRRKTEKELEKSEDKFRTIFASTNDAIFVHDLKGNIMEVNKAACETTGYSRDELLRMKTKDINTGLSMEEIPQRIKEVKEKGHAIFEATFRREDDTTIPVEISARMIEYNDKPTILVVARDITERKRAEEELRKYAQDLSKANEELKSLDKMKDEFLSNVSHELKTPLTSIIGYTELLNDGSLGELGEEQKHAEETVMRNTKRLQRLVDSLLYLSRTQAGTVQYDFETLNISELTDQIIEDLQIQTEEKNLEMIKKIEPDLPQIKGDRDKLTDMFTNIIDNSIKFTPKGGSITIFANKEDEYIHINIKDTGIGIPKDMIDNLFQRFYQIDSSQKRKYGGTGLGLYITKTIVEAHEGEIWVESEGKGKGTEVHIKLPVAEN, from the coding sequence ATGAGAGCCGCTGTTAAAGCGGCCCTCTCAAGAAAACCAGGTTATTATGAAGGCAAATATCTCACTGCCATCAGTGGTAAGCTCATTTCAATTAAAGCCGATTATAACCCGAATATATCGGAAGACGGTATTCTGCTGGGAGGTATAGGTATCTTTGAAGATATCAGCGACCGCATGAAAGCCGAAGAGGCTATGCGAGAGTCTGAAAAGAAATACAGATTGATCTTTGAGAATTCTCCCCTGGGAATATTCCATTTCGATGAAAATGGTGTGATAACCCACTGCAATGAGAACATAATGCATATTCTCGACGTGACCAGGGACCAAATAATCGGTTTCAACATGCTTAAAGATTTAAAAGACAAAAAGATGTATGAAGCCGTAAAAGCAGTATTCCAGAGACGCTCCGGTCATTATGAAGGAAAGTATCATTCCACCACAGGCAAAAAGGCAACACCCATAAAAGCAGACTACAGCCCCTACATATCAGAAGATGGCGAGTTGTTGGGAGGGGTCGGGATTGTTGAAGATATCAGTGACCGCATGAAGGCAGAAGAAGCCCTGCACCTGGATGAATCACGCCTGGAAACCCTTGTAAAGCTTAACCAGATGACAGAGGCCTCCCTGGAAGAAATCATCGATTTTGCAAGAGCTGAAGGAGTGCGACTTACAGAAAGCAAGATTGGCTATCTTGCATTTGTGGATGAAGACATAGGTACCATACAATTGAAATCCTGGTCCGATACCCCAATGAACCGTTGTAAAATTAAAAACAAAAAGGTAGAATACAAGATCGAAGACGTAGGACTCTGGGGAGAGAGTATACGGCAGAGGCGGCCATTTATAAACAATGATTACAAAAAACCACATCCCAGGAAAAGCGGATACCCAAAGGATCATGTGGAACTTATTCGCCATATGGATGTACCCATTTTTGAGCAGGGCAAGATTGTAGCCCTTGCCGGTGTGGGGAATAAGAATGAAAATTATGACAGTTCTGATGTAAGACAGCTTACCCTCCTCATGCAGGGAATGTGGAGAATTGTACAGCGCCGCAAAACTGAAAAGGAACTTGAAAAATCAGAAGATAAGTTTCGCACAATTTTTGCCAGTACCAATGATGCAATCTTTGTGCATGACCTTAAAGGCAACATCATGGAAGTTAATAAGGCGGCCTGTGAAACCACGGGTTACAGCAGGGATGAATTGCTCCGCATGAAGACAAAGGACATAAACACCGGCCTTTCTATGGAAGAGATACCCCAGAGGATCAAAGAGGTCAAAGAAAAAGGGCATGCCATCTTTGAGGCAACATTCAGACGCGAGGATGACACTACAATTCCTGTAGAAATCAGTGCCCGTATGATAGAATACAATGATAAACCTACAATACTGGTTGTGGCCCGTGATATTACCGAACGTAAAAGGGCCGAAGAAGAACTCAGGAAATATGCACAAGACCTGTCAAAGGCAAACGAGGAATTGAAGTCACTGGATAAAATGAAAGATGAGTTCCTTTCCAATGTGAGTCATGAATTGAAAACACCCCTCACATCGATCATAGGTTATACAGAACTTCTAAATGACGGCAGCCTCGGAGAACTGGGAGAAGAACAGAAACATGCAGAAGAAACCGTGATGCGTAATACAAAAAGGCTGCAGAGACTCGTGGATTCGCTGCTATATCTCAGTCGCACACAGGCAGGCACTGTTCAGTATGATTTTGAAACCTTGAATATATCCGAACTGACAGATCAGATTATAGAGGACCTGCAAATCCAGACAGAAGAGAAAAATCTGGAAATGATTAAGAAAATAGAACCGGACCTTCCTCAAATAAAAGGAGACCGGGACAAACTTACCGATATGTTTACCAACATAATAGATAATTCTATCAAATTCACTCCAAAGGGCGGTTCAATTACTATCTTTGCAAACAAAGAAGATGAATACATACATATCAATATCAAAGATACGGGAATTGGCATACCTAAAGATATGATAGACAATTTATTCCAGAGATTTTACCAGATAGATTCTTCCCAGAAACGTAAATACGGTGGTACCGGACTTGGCCTCTATATAACCAAGACCATAGTAGAGGCACACGAGGGGGAAATCTGGGTGGAAAGTGAAGGTAAAGGAAAAGGAACAGAAGTGCATATTAAACTTCCTGTAGCCGAAAATTAA
- a CDS encoding PAS domain S-box protein — MGEMTKGTTMENLLERILDTICKGMWAVDKDEVFIYFDKGMEEITGIKSEEVVGKKLEQYMSASRHSVGDEAHFREMFLRARDSLKPIPYKTMPIVTKGGNLSFQTGRLIPLLDRKGNYDGMICTVESVSEQKISQKTLRKRLRSDRKLEEIYKNSPVVAFLWTAEKDWPVEFVSGNISQFGYTPEDFTSGKLVYGDIICPEDLDMVRSEVNEHEIEGKIFFSKEYRILTKSGEIRWVIERSFIGRDEVGEPSYYQGIIIDITDRKMAEEAMRESEKKYRLIFENSPLGIFHFDENGIITHCNEKFPEIIAASREDIIGFNMVTSI; from the coding sequence ATGGGCGAGATGACAAAGGGTACTACAATGGAAAATCTTCTGGAAAGGATACTTGACACGATTTGCAAAGGCATGTGGGCCGTTGACAAAGACGAAGTTTTCATCTATTTTGACAAGGGAATGGAAGAAATCACCGGTATCAAAAGCGAAGAAGTGGTAGGCAAAAAACTAGAACAATATATGTCTGCTTCACGCCACAGCGTCGGTGATGAAGCCCATTTCAGGGAAATGTTCCTGAGAGCGAGAGATTCCCTAAAACCCATACCCTACAAAACCATGCCAATAGTTACAAAGGGTGGCAACTTAAGTTTCCAGACAGGCAGATTAATTCCTTTACTCGACAGGAAAGGAAATTATGACGGGATGATCTGTACTGTAGAAAGCGTCAGCGAGCAGAAGATCAGCCAGAAAACCCTGCGTAAAAGACTCCGTTCGGACAGGAAACTCGAAGAGATCTATAAAAACAGTCCTGTGGTGGCTTTTCTGTGGACTGCAGAAAAAGACTGGCCTGTGGAATTCGTATCCGGAAACATTTCCCAGTTTGGTTATACACCCGAAGATTTCACTTCCGGCAAACTTGTCTATGGAGATATAATATGTCCCGAGGACCTCGACATGGTACGCAGCGAGGTCAACGAACATGAAATTGAAGGCAAAATATTTTTTTCCAAGGAATACCGCATACTCACCAAATCCGGAGAAATACGTTGGGTGATCGAGCGGTCCTTCATAGGAAGAGATGAAGTTGGAGAACCTTCTTACTATCAGGGTATTATTATTGATATTACAGACCGTAAAATGGCCGAAGAGGCTATGCGGGAATCTGAAAAGAAATATAGATTGATCTTTGAGAATTCACCCCTGGGAATATTCCATTTTGATGAAAATGGGATAATCACCCATTGTAATGAAAAATTCCCTGAAATCATTGCTGCATCAAGAGAAGATATCATTGGCTTTAATATGGTGACATCCATCTAG
- a CDS encoding LamG-like jellyroll fold domain-containing protein produces MGSSYGSRKFTGCIDELQIYNRAFSQAEIQSIGN; encoded by the coding sequence ATCGGCAGTTCATATGGTAGCCGCAAGTTCACCGGCTGCATCGATGAGTTGCAGATATACAACCGTGCCTTTTCACAGGCCGAGATTCAGTCCATCGGGAATTGA
- a CDS encoding metal ABC transporter permease, whose translation MLEILQYTFMQNAVVAGLLASIACGIIGVYVVVRKIVFISGGIAHASFGGIGLGYYLGMNPLFSVLPFSLLSALVIGLVNRRTNIAEDTAIGILWSVGMALGVLFIGLTPGYAPDLMTYLFGNILTVPVNDIYLMLLIDTLIIASVYLLYKEFMAISFDEEFAQVSGLPVEKLGLYMLCLIALTIIVMIRVVGLILVIALLTIPASLSREFTDRLDRMMMLAVIFGTIFTFTGLFLSYYLNVPSGATIILTMAAGYMLHFPFKGKNKKTA comes from the coding sequence ATGCTGGAGATCTTACAATACACATTCATGCAAAATGCTGTCGTTGCGGGCCTGCTGGCCAGCATAGCTTGCGGGATAATCGGGGTATATGTGGTTGTCAGGAAAATCGTATTCATAAGTGGAGGGATTGCCCATGCCTCTTTTGGCGGTATTGGTCTGGGTTATTACTTGGGAATGAATCCCCTTTTCAGTGTATTGCCTTTCAGCCTGCTTTCTGCACTGGTAATAGGACTTGTCAACAGACGTACCAATATCGCCGAAGATACTGCAATCGGAATACTATGGTCTGTAGGTATGGCACTGGGAGTCCTATTCATAGGCCTTACACCGGGATATGCACCGGATCTTATGACCTACCTTTTTGGCAATATATTGACAGTTCCTGTAAATGATATCTATCTGATGCTACTAATTGATACCCTGATTATTGCAAGTGTCTATCTGCTCTATAAGGAATTCATGGCCATAAGTTTTGATGAAGAATTTGCACAGGTCTCAGGTCTGCCGGTTGAAAAACTGGGTCTGTACATGCTTTGCCTGATAGCCCTTACCATAATAGTCATGATCAGAGTTGTAGGATTGATTCTTGTTATAGCCCTGTTAACAATACCGGCATCATTGAGCCGTGAATTTACAGACCGACTCGACAGGATGATGATGCTTGCCGTTATATTTGGCACGATATTTACTTTTACAGGCCTGTTTTTATCCTACTACTTGAACGTACCTTCCGGAGCCACGATTATATTAACAATGGCAGCGGGATATATGCTGCATTTCCCATTCAAGGGAAAAAATAAAAAGACAGCATGA
- a CDS encoding LL-diaminopimelate aminotransferase, with protein MYSDRINALPPYLFATIDEAKAKVKEQGVDVIDLGVGDPDQPTHQHIVDSMCEAVRDPSTHRYPSYSGMPAFREAAARWCKETKGIDIDPATEALTMIGSKEGVAHIPLAFLNPGDVALVPDPAYPVYKIGTQFAGGVPHIMPLLEENDFLPDLDSIPKDVLEKTKLMFMNYPNNPTSATASLKFFEEVVDFARENEVVIVHDNAYSDMVYDGYEAPSFLNVDGAMDVGVEFYSLSKTYNMTGWRIAFAVGNKDIITGFGKVKSNIDSGAFEAVQKAGITALDSSQQCVTDMNNVYKQRRDTLLKGLDAMGLAVNPPKATFYVWARVPEKYSSIDFSSLLLEEAGIVATPGVGFGDYGEGYIRFALTQTVERIEEAVGRMEKLDL; from the coding sequence ATGTACTCAGACAGAATAAATGCACTACCACCGTATTTGTTTGCAACGATAGACGAAGCCAAAGCCAAAGTCAAAGAACAGGGCGTGGATGTAATAGACCTTGGTGTCGGTGACCCTGATCAACCTACTCATCAGCATATCGTCGATTCTATGTGTGAGGCTGTCCGCGATCCCTCAACCCACAGGTATCCATCCTATTCTGGTATGCCGGCTTTCAGGGAGGCAGCGGCTCGTTGGTGTAAGGAGACAAAGGGAATTGATATCGATCCGGCCACTGAAGCCCTTACAATGATCGGCTCCAAGGAAGGTGTAGCACATATCCCTCTTGCTTTCCTCAACCCCGGCGACGTAGCCCTTGTGCCCGATCCTGCCTACCCGGTGTACAAGATAGGTACCCAATTTGCAGGTGGTGTACCTCACATTATGCCTCTGCTCGAGGAAAATGATTTTCTTCCCGATCTGGATTCAATTCCAAAGGATGTACTTGAGAAAACCAAACTCATGTTCATGAATTATCCCAACAACCCGACTTCAGCCACGGCAAGTCTCAAGTTCTTTGAAGAGGTTGTGGACTTTGCCCGGGAAAATGAGGTTGTGATTGTTCATGATAATGCTTATTCAGACATGGTGTATGATGGTTATGAGGCTCCAAGTTTCCTGAATGTAGACGGTGCGATGGATGTTGGTGTTGAATTCTATTCCCTTTCCAAGACTTACAATATGACAGGCTGGAGAATTGCCTTTGCCGTGGGTAACAAGGATATAATAACCGGTTTTGGCAAGGTCAAGTCAAACATAGATTCAGGTGCATTCGAGGCAGTTCAGAAGGCAGGAATTACTGCACTGGACAGTTCCCAGCAGTGTGTCACCGATATGAATAATGTATACAAGCAAAGACGAGATACCCTTCTGAAAGGTCTTGATGCGATGGGTCTTGCTGTAAACCCACCAAAGGCCACCTTCTACGTATGGGCCCGGGTTCCCGAGAAATACAGTTCAATTGACTTTTCTTCCCTCTTGCTTGAAGAAGCTGGAATTGTCGCGACGCCGGGGGTAGGATTTGGAGACTATGGTGAAGGCTATATCAGGTTTGCTCTCACCCAGACAGTTGAACGTATAGAAGAAGCCGTAGGAAGAATGGAAAAACTGGATTTGTAA
- a CDS encoding metal ABC transporter ATP-binding protein: MKDSNNHQNAVEIKDVWSYYHDVPALKEINLDVQEGTFLGIIGPNGGGKSTLLKVILGLIEPDRGDVRVFGKKPKEGRKTIGYVPQHSASKLDFPINVWDVVMMGRIGKTSLFSKYNPNDRKVVKESLEKVKMYEYRDRHIAELSGGQRQRVFIARALASEPKLLLLDEPVAGIDTTMQKEFYEMLEELKSRVTIIMVTHDISAVSIYVDKVACLNQKLYYHGTKELKPEDLEEAYKCPVEMIAHGVPHRVLKAH; this comes from the coding sequence GTGAAGGACTCAAATAACCACCAAAATGCAGTGGAAATTAAAGATGTGTGGTCGTACTACCACGATGTACCTGCCCTCAAAGAAATAAACCTTGACGTGCAGGAAGGAACTTTCCTGGGAATCATTGGACCTAACGGCGGAGGAAAAAGTACTTTATTAAAAGTAATTCTCGGCCTTATAGAACCAGATAGGGGTGATGTCCGTGTATTCGGTAAAAAACCGAAGGAAGGGAGGAAAACCATAGGTTATGTCCCCCAGCACAGTGCATCCAAACTGGATTTCCCGATCAATGTCTGGGATGTGGTTATGATGGGACGCATTGGAAAAACGTCCCTTTTCAGTAAATATAATCCTAATGACCGGAAAGTAGTGAAAGAATCCCTTGAAAAGGTTAAAATGTATGAATACAGGGACCGCCATATTGCCGAGCTTTCCGGGGGGCAGAGGCAGAGAGTTTTCATAGCCCGGGCACTTGCCTCAGAGCCAAAACTGTTGCTTCTCGATGAACCGGTGGCCGGAATAGACACAACTATGCAAAAGGAGTTCTACGAAATGCTTGAAGAACTCAAATCCCGTGTAACAATCATAATGGTCACCCACGATATTAGTGCGGTCTCGATATATGTTGATAAAGTGGCCTGTCTGAACCAGAAACTCTACTACCATGGTACAAAGGAACTGAAACCCGAAGACCTTGAAGAAGCCTACAAGTGTCCCGTAGAAATGATAGCACATGGTGTACCCCACCGGGTATTGAAAGCACATTAA
- the gatD gene encoding Glu-tRNA(Gln) amidotransferase subunit GatD: protein MDYKEGDRIRVEKGGAAYEGVVMPSVTGHIVLKMVSGYNVGIEPDGAEITFLEPKKEMKKVEKQGKVTKDKGLKNVVFISTGGTIASKIDYRSGAVSSQCSADDIVRTIPELDDIANIRGRVVTNILSENMKPQVWTELARAVYEEINNGADGIVIAHGTDTMMYSAAALAFMLDTPVPVVFVGSQRSADRPSSDNVMNAICATKVAVSDIAEVCTVMHESSSDDRCAIHYATRVRKMHTSRRDAFQSINSLPIGFVDYATGKITTESEYNARGETELILKDKIEPECAIVKFTPGAKPEILGHYIDAGYKGIVIEGTGLGHVSTDWVPEIKRATQTNIPIVIASQCLHGRVCDRVYDTGTDMLKAGAIEAEDMLPEVALVKLMCVLGQTSDLSEVQKLIQEKKANEISYCSLE from the coding sequence ATGGATTACAAAGAAGGAGACAGGATAAGGGTCGAGAAGGGTGGAGCTGCATATGAAGGAGTTGTAATGCCCAGTGTCACCGGCCACATTGTGCTGAAGATGGTCAGTGGATACAATGTAGGAATAGAGCCCGATGGTGCAGAGATTACTTTCCTGGAGCCTAAAAAGGAAATGAAAAAGGTCGAAAAGCAAGGCAAGGTTACCAAAGATAAAGGACTTAAAAATGTGGTTTTCATTTCCACGGGAGGTACCATTGCCAGCAAGATCGATTACCGTAGCGGTGCTGTGAGCTCACAGTGCTCTGCAGATGATATTGTCCGGACAATCCCCGAACTTGATGATATTGCCAATATCAGAGGCCGGGTTGTTACAAATATCCTGTCCGAGAACATGAAGCCGCAGGTATGGACTGAACTTGCCCGGGCCGTATATGAAGAAATTAATAACGGAGCAGACGGAATAGTGATTGCCCATGGCACCGATACGATGATGTATTCCGCAGCAGCCCTGGCATTCATGCTTGACACACCGGTTCCCGTTGTTTTTGTAGGCTCACAGCGCAGTGCAGACAGGCCAAGCAGTGACAATGTGATGAATGCGATCTGTGCAACGAAGGTTGCTGTCAGTGACATTGCTGAAGTTTGCACGGTCATGCATGAGAGCAGTTCCGATGATCGCTGTGCCATCCATTATGCCACCAGAGTCAGGAAGATGCACACCTCACGCAGGGATGCTTTCCAGTCCATTAATTCCCTCCCGATCGGTTTTGTGGATTATGCCACAGGAAAGATCACCACAGAATCAGAATACAACGCACGCGGAGAAACAGAACTGATCCTGAAAGATAAGATCGAACCTGAATGTGCTATTGTAAAATTCACACCTGGTGCAAAACCCGAAATCCTGGGTCATTATATCGATGCAGGTTATAAGGGAATTGTAATAGAAGGAACCGGCCTGGGCCATGTGTCCACCGACTGGGTACCTGAAATCAAGCGTGCAACACAAACAAACATACCGATAGTGATCGCATCCCAGTGCCTGCACGGACGTGTCTGTGACCGTGTTTATGACACCGGCACGGATATGCTCAAAGCCGGAGCTATCGAAGCCGAAGACATGTTACCGGAAGTTGCCCTTGTAAAACTTATGTGTGTACTGGGCCAGACATCCGACCTTTCAGAAGTGCAAAAATTGATACAGGAGAAAAAGGCTAACGAGATATCATACTGCAGTCTTGAGTGA